CCAATTTTGCCTTCCAGTAAGGTGTGGTGAGGTCAGTTCAATTTTCATTGGTTTTGTTGTTTTGGGgtgtctttttatttattttctgttttttttttttttttttaaatgtttctTTTAATTCTTGTTGCTCTGCTTGGGTTTAATCCTGTTGCATGCATTGGCTTTTGGGGTTTAATCTTGATGCATGTATTGATTTTTGGGTTTTTAACTTTTGTTCTTTTTTAGTTGTTTGCATCAAATAAATTACAGAGAACATAAATAGAAGACAAGTCAGGCTCTCGAAGAGGTTTAATAGATTTGTTCGAAGAAACTCGAGGTGCTTTCCGGTCCTACTCAATGCAAAAGTCGCAGTTGTAGTTTTATGTTGTATAAATGTGCAAAGGTACTCTAATCTCTGTTCCCCTTAGTTAATTTTCCTCTTCCCGTTTCTCTTTCTTGATGAAACATGTTTTCACGTGTATAATATGAACTTTTTGTTGATTGCAATTTAGACTGAGGCTCTTGTTTTAGAAGCTTCATTCAATTCGAGAAGAACGATTTGGGTATAAAGTATATTAGGACCACTTCTGTTTGCTGTACATATTTGGCACCAACATGGTGCGTAGCAATGAAGTTTATCTTTCCATAAGaacagaagaaaagaaaaaagactgATATATACAGTAAAAACTAAATACCTTCAAAGATGGCAAGATGACATGATTATGGGGGATGATCTTGCATAACCAGCAGTCTAGCATGCGCTCTGCAACAAATAATTCATATATAATTCGCCTTAGCTTTGCAAGTGTGGACTATTAACATACTTTCACAGATTCTTACATGGTTTATGTGAGAACTGAAAACTACTTGAGGATAAGTAAGAGTTAGCTGATTTTTTATAGTTAATTGATGCATGCTTTACATGGCCTTTGTGCTAACATAAATTAATTGTATGTTAGGCTATGGGGAGTCAATATTTTAAGCTATTTAAACAGCTTCGAAATTAGCAAATTAAAGTTTCAAATtcgttctttttatttttaaatgtaGAGAAAGAAAATTACTTCTGGTTTCCTTCCCTTTTTTCCTTCTTATAGAGATTTAGAATGTTAAAAAACTTACTTTGCGAAAATGATCAATGAAGTATTTGAAAAGTTAAGGTGTTCTTTCAAAAATCTCGTGTGGATTTGCTGAACATCCTAATACTACTTTAGGAAAGTATAGTTTCAGGTTGAGCTTGAGAAGATATGAATCAATGGTTTTACTAAGTTGAGTTCTTTTTGTTTTAGCATAAGTGTATTAACCTATAGTTTTTTTTGATTTACAGACTTCTATTAGAAAAAGTGTGCTTATCATATCTGATTTTCTATACTTTGACCAATTCTCCTCATATTTCTTTCTATCACAAAGGTCTTTGCTTGATTGTTGgcttttattttaaaaaagtgtGCTAACCAGACCTGATTTTCTGTACTTTGATCACATTTTGCCCTTTTATTTCTTTTGATCACAAAGGTAAATCTTTTTAATTACAAACAATACAAAGATTGCGATGATATGTACAATAAACTAGCTGGAGTACAACTACTTCTGCTATTATATACAACACAAAAGTAGTGCTGGTATGTACTCTTACCAGCTTCAAGAACATTTTCAACTTACGCCAAAGATCTTACAATAAACTATACCTGGAATACCAAAAGATCCAGCCAACTCGAAACAAAGAGTGGAGATGCATCATTTTGAACTTTCAAATTTCTACATTCACTTGGCATATTTAGAATGACGGAAGAATTCCAGAGCGTGGGCTATCTGTGGAAAATTTTGTAGTCAAACCTCCTATATGTCAACTCTCTAACTCTACTTGCCTAGGACAACAATGGAAAAGGATCAGAGTTTACTGCCCTATTTGTCATTGCTTTTTGGCTATTGCAGTTTTCTGAGAAAAAAGATGATGTATGGAAGGGAGATTGACTGATTGAACTACTTGATTAGGAAAAGGATTAAAGCTACTTTCCTTCTTTGATTTGTGGGGTGAATACTCAGGAAATGTTTATGTCAAACAACAAACCTAGAGTGGTACTTGTTCTtggtaaaaagaaagaaaattaaggaTTGAAAATACAGTATTTAGAGTAGATGGGAGTAAGAACCTCTTACTTTTGCTGGTTTGGGAGATTTTGCATATTACAATTGCATCAAGAGTTGATAATTTATTTAGAAATTGATAGAAGATTAGTCCTTTAGAAAGTAGAATAGGGGTGCTGCAATAATGCATTGTTGAGTTATCTCAATCTATATGTGccttctctctcttttcttttggGGCTGGTTCCCTGTCACGAGTAATGATTTTGCCATGCAGGCCCACATTTCAACAGTAGCTTTCAGATTTATGCAATATTATAATTTATAAGCACAGTCAATTTTGTTTCTCCATCGTCATTGAATTACTATAGTTTTTCCTTCATTTTCTAAATCTTTCTACCTCTGATTTGTGGCTTGTAACTCAAAAAACTACTGAGGAATTTATTATTGATGCTTTTAGTTACAAAAGAGATTCATTTAATACTAAGATTACTATAGAATTTGAGAAATTGTCACTCTAGCAATAAAGAAGGTCTGCCGGAGATCATCTTAAATCAGAGGCGGATTCAAGAATTTGAGGTTCCTGGTGCCACACTATTTTGGGCTTCGACTTAAATTTCAATTTGGATTATTCAGTCTTTTGGTTTTTATAGATAACCCGGTTGCCACACTATTTTGGACTTCAAATTGATTTATTTTGAGTTTCGGTTCGAGTTATTTGTCTTTCCGTGTATATAGACAAATTGGTTTTCACACTATTTTGGGTTTCAACTTTATTTATTTCGAGCTTCGACAGTTCGAATTATTCATATTTTCGCTTTATATAGACAAATCGTTTAAATGAAATAATTAATAGTTATGACATTTTTAAACAAAGCATAAAAATTCAATAGTATTACTAATATCGACGATAATATATTATTCATTTATAATTATCCTCGATGAGTTTTTATATTCCGGAGCTATCGTCTAACTCAAGAATAATAAACTAGAATTAGAACTCACTTTAGATGCAAATTAGAGACTCAAAATAAAAACTTAAATAAACATTATAAACTATAAACAAAAGCAAGGACTAATAGAACTTAAAAAGTCAATAGACAACagcaaataaataaaaagaaagaaaagaagaaacaaggaaaAGAAAGTAAGGAAAAAGGAGAACGAATCTCCTGTAAGCTTTTTAGAAAGCAGAAAGGTTTATTGAAAAACAAATGGAGTAAGTCGCGAGTGCTGCGGGCAGAACTTTTAGCCCTTGACCACTGGCATCAAACAGACATTTGTTAGTGAGGGTGCCACTTTATATATTTATCTATATTCTATTATATATTTATCTATATTCTATGTATACTCgcattctatatatatatatatatagagagagagagtttcAATCGAGGTGTGAGGGTGACGTGGCATCCCCACCCACCTTAGTGGATCTGCCCCCGTCTTAAATATACATGTTCTTCTTGTCGATTCTTTCATCCCACCCATGTTTCTAGATTTAAATTTCTCATGCGGATTCCTTACTTATTCATCATTAAGAGAAAGCTTTCATTCTATCTCTttgtctggagtctccatttaAACATTAAGGTGTAGATAATTAATTTCATTGATTCTCTCTTCTTTTCATTTGATATCTTGGTGAGTAGAAATGTGTATTCATGCAATATCTTTAATGTGTTTGTCAAACTAAAGATGACAAAATGCAGTAATTGTGATATGTCAACTCCTTGCTCGCCTCTCTATTTTCATGGTgtaaatgaaatatgatttttctgGTATGATTTTTCTTGATGATATGTGATCTTTAAtattaagttttattttttatttttttatatgttaATGCAAGATATGGAATCACCGACCCAGCCTGCGGTTTATGCAACATCGAGTAATATTATGTCATATGGTCATTCAGATGCATGGTCTACAAAATAAGTGAACTGCGGAAAATTCATATTAAGAGGTACGAAAATGAACTATTTTCTTCCTCCGTAAAGTACAAGAGTTTTTCTCAATTATTTAAGTTTTGAGATTGATGATCATGATATTTCATTTACTGGGATATTTCATTTTTATAGTCTATCAAAGGAGTAGTGGAATATCCTATTGGTTTCAGCCACATTGATAGGTTATTCATGAAGAAATGGCTGCATGAAGACAAGGCCAATTGACATTTTCAAGAAAAGAATATTGGAAACTTTAAACAGAAAATTACTTAGGTATTTTCTTCTATTACTATTACTTTTTAGTTTGATTTGGGGATTATGTTCAATAAGTATCTTTGTGTGCCTCATCAGTCTTTGGTCATTTCCATCCGTCGGAGCAATCTTCTCTATGATTGATTATATTAGCACCTTGCAAGTATAACATGTGCACCATAGCCTGTAGATAGCAGACATTTTACCTTATCTTACTCTttagtaacaacaacaacaacaagcccagtataatcccaccatgtggggtctgaggagggtagagtgtacgcagacttaACCCCCACATTACATTACTCTTTAGTAATGTAGGTATATTATTTATGTGCTAGCTTCTATCTCCTAACTGCTCATTGGAGGACCTTAGATAGCCTTAAGAGGTGAATATATAACAAAGATGGACAGTCAAGTGAGAAATGTTTTAGGATAGAACTTTCAAGTGATGCGGTAGTTGAatctttcattttgttttaactTACCCCAATAATATTTGTCTTGTACGGTAAAGTTGCCATGTTTACTATGAGTCAAATAAAATGTTCATTTACAAATACTCCTAGTGACTCTCTGTTTTTTCTAAAATAGCGAGTTTAAAAGATTTGTTTTTTTTACCCCCTGAGAGCAGGCTTGCCTTTTGATTTTTAGTCATTAAAGGATGCTTGAGTCCATAAGGTAGGTGTCATTCGGATGTCTTGGAAATGAACATTTTATTTGACTCATAGTAAACATGGCAACTTTACCGTACAAGACAAATATTATTGGGGTAagttaaaacaaaatgaaagatTCAACTACCGCATCACTTGAAAGTTCTATCCTAAAACATTTCTCACTTGACTGTCCATCCTTGTAATTTATATTTTGCAGGTTACTCGCAGCAGGAAAAAAGTTTAAATGTCGGTCACATGCATTTGAAGCGGAAAATTGATTTAGATGGATGAAAATGGCTTGCATTGGCTAGTAGATATTATTAGTTTGATAACTCTCCGGTTTGTGTAATTGTAACTAAAGTGATAGAATATAAGTACCTTTTGTCTATATTATTGCAATTCATAACAGAGTTACTTTATCTAATTTATTCATTAGTGTTCAACTTTTTAGTGATTTGTAGTTGCTCAAATAATGCACACAATTATATCGAGTATACACCCGTGCTTTGCACGGACATGGGACATCTAGTATTATATATAAAGTCAATCTAAAAAAGTTGTCTTCCTCACATACTATTTGACTCTATGAAATTGTTCCACGTGGATGCTACTTTTTCCTTtgtattctcttttttttttatcattgatTTTCTTACACAATTTCCCTGGGCCTTTGTAAAAGGGGTAACTTTTTGCGGATTTCTTCTTATCTGTTACTCCATCagtttaatttatgtgacatcattttttttaataaaaaaatatcaattttttataattagaaataacttcactttaaaattttccttttgtctttaatgaaataatttatagacacacaaatatttaagatttgttttagatcataaatttcaaaaatctttcATTATTTCTTAAGCTTTGTGCGAAATCAactggtgccacataaattagacAGAGAAAATATTGGAGAAACATATATTGCAATAATCACTTTGAAGAAGTTAAAACTACTTTGAATTTTGGTGATTGTATGATGTGATATTTTATTTGTGTTGAATCAGTGGGATTCTCATGTAATTGATTATTTTTTCCTAGCTATTTTTTTTCAATTGCATAAGATTTTGTGAACAATTTTATCCCCAAGACTTATCAACAAGAAATGATTAATGTACCATTAGTTTAAATTAATTATGCAGTAGAAAAATGTGACACaagttaatatatattttttaattaaaattattatttcATTATCATGAGTTTCGGCCAGGCTTAACACGGACCTCATGGAATTAGTATGGTATATAAGCCCTTGTTAAGCTATCGCCTCATGGAAATTTCTAATGTTAAGTGTCAACATATGTCTTGATATGGCTTTTATTGTTAGTGTAAGGGCGTACTTTAActtctttttttatttgttcAGAATATATTTGAGACGAAAAATAATGTTGGGAGATTCTATGAGCTGATAGGTTAACAAAGAGGTGTGTAAGACAAATCACAAGCGTTAAGGACattgttttcctttttcattttgtATAATGGCATTTATACAATTTTTGAAGAAAAGGGGTTTTCTTCATATATTCAAAGTGGTCTTAGAACTTGAAATATACCCAGTGAAATTCAATAAAGTAGAGTCTGAGAGGATAGAGTGCACACAGACTTGATCCTACTTGTGACTTAGAGAGACTGTTCTGATAGACCATCGACACAAAAACAAACAGTTCAGAGCGGTATATAAAATCatgatttttattatttatttatttataaaaagtATGATAAAGCTATCTGAAAAAAAGAGCCATAACTACACAAATTAATACGATAAGCGAAGTACAAAAAATAACAGGAAGTAACAGAAATAGATAGACAAGAAACTAGAAGAATAATACTATGAGTACTGGTATGAAAGAAGATGATATGCGTATCCCACTTTATATCTTTTGTGCCTCACTTGTTCATCCATACGTATCAAATGTGTGTTCCCCCCGTATATTCATGTATACCTGTGTGTCAGACACGTGCTAAATATATGTGGATAGAGAAATTTTTAAACTCGATTTCCATTACGATTGATTCCAAACCTATCCAAATCACCTTCAATCTTCCTCAAAATTTGTTTATTACCTCATCTATTTGTTTTTGATGAATTCCCACCACACTcattgaataaaaaaaaatcctcaaCATTAGCATGATTTAATGACTAACTGTTGGTAAGTAGTGTCTATTTTGACTTACTtatgtactccctctgtctcagaTTATTTGTCGTGAttactaaaaatagttatttaaattatttgtcattttagaagttcaagacataattatttttttttcttcattttaccTTCTGTCATTAATGAAAATGATACATAAATTGAGTAAATATTTAATTAAGAGAGATTATAACTTTGATATAAATAAGAATAAAGCAGGTTAAATATCCtttataattaatattttttaagagatgtgtaaaaaaaaaaaaaggacaaataaTAATGCCGAAAAAGACAAAAACCTCAAAATCTCCGGAAAAATGAAATTAGCGAACgtttatgagcccgtttggattggcttataagttagcttataagttgttttcagtttttttgagtgtttggctggccagcttaaagtcattttatgcttaaaataagctcaaaaaaataattggacccatttgacttagtttatctaaagcagcttataagctgaaaacagcttataagtcaaaaaaaaataagtttgactaccccaacttatttttttcagcttataagctgcaaacagctttaagctgtaagccaatccaaacgggctctatatcccTGAACTATTTTCGGAAAGAACGTTTGGCCCACTATCCTTCCCATCCCACAAGTACAAAGTACAAACAAATGCAGCGCAGCGGAGCTTCTCAATGCTTTTTAGGACATGGTAATCCTCTCCATCTAAATTGAACTTATAGCTCCATTTTCTCAAAATTTTCCATGAATCTAACTCAGAAATCAATTAAATCTACATGTTCAAATGGAGACTTAGTTATTAATTTCAAGAATCTGCAGCCAAGACTGAATTTTGCATCAttgccatcatcatcatcatcaaattCTCTCCAAACTCTAACAGATTATAGTGAGTCCACCAAATCCATTTCAAACCCTCTTCACAACTTTCTACCTAAATTCCAAAACCCCCAAAACACAGTTAGTCTAATATGTTCAGCTCTAAAGAACAGAAACAATGACCATTTAGTCCTCCTTCAAAAAACCATCCAAAATAATGGACTTATGAGTCATTTCAGTAACAATGAAATCTCAAGGGTTCTTTTAAGATGTCAATCTGATTCATCTAGTGCTCTTAGTTTCTTTAATTGGGTTAAAACTGATTTGGGTTTGAAACCTAACACTCAAAATTACTGTCTTGTAATTCATATACTTACTTGGTCAAAAAACTTTTCACAAGCAATGAAAATTTTGTCTGAATTGGTTGATTTAAAGAGAAATGGAGTGGAAAATGTGGATGTTTTTGATAGTTTGGTGTCATCTAGTGGTTTATGTAATTGGGATCCTGTTGTGTTTGATATGCTAATTAAGGCTTTTCTTAAAGTGAATATGGTGAAAGATGGTTATAGAGTTTTTAGAAAGACGGTAAAACATGGAATTTACCCGAGCGTTATTGCTATAAACTGTCTTTTAACTGGTCTTTCGAAGTtgaattatagtaaaaaatgttGGGAAGTGTATGGTGAAATGGAAAGAATTGGGGTGCATCCGAATTCGTGTACGTTTAATATATTAACTCATGTGTTGTGCAAGGATGAAGATGTGAATAAGGTTAATGATTTCTTGGAGAAAATGGAAGAAGAAGGGTTTCAACCCGATATAGTTACGTATAATACGTTAGTTAGTAGCTATTGTAGGAAAGGAAGAATGAAAGATGCAGTTTACTTGTATCAAATTATGTATATTAGAGGCGTATCACCGGATTTGTTCACGTATACTTCTTTGATAAATGGGTTTTGTAAAAAGGGAAATGTCAAGGATGCTCATCAGTTGTTTGTGAGAATGTCTGACAGAGGATTAAAACCAGATGTTATATTGTATAACACTCTTATTTGTGGTTATTGCAAAGAGGGGATGATGCAAGAGGCACGGTTTTTGTTGCATGATATGATTGGAGAAGGGATGTACCCTGATAAGTTCACTTGTTCGGTTCTTGTACGAGGATATCAAAAGCAGGATAATCTGGTTTCGGCTGTGAATTTAGTCACAGAGCTTCAAAGATTTAGATTTGTAGTATCTCGTGATATATACAATTATCTAATTTCTGCTCTTTGTATGGAGAATCGACCATTTGCAGCCAAAGCTCTAATTGATCGAGTATCATATGAGCCTGATAATATGGTCTATAGGGAGTTGATTGAATCTTTCTGCAGATGCAATTGCCCTGATGAGGCCTTAAGCTTGAAAGCGGAGATGGTGTCAAAAGATTTGAAGCCCGATATAGGTACATATAGAGCTATAATTAAATGTTTGTGTAAATCAGGCAGAAGCATGGATGCTAACTCCTTGATGAGAGAAATGACTGATTATGATGTGCCGCCTGATATTGAAGTTTGTAGAGCTTTAATTAACGGGCATTGCGGGGAAAACAATTTCCGTGAGGCACAATCCCTGTTAAGCTTCTTTGGTCGAGAGTTCAAAATATTTGACACGGTTTGTTACAACGCAATTGTCAGGCTTCTAAGTGCTGAAGGTGATATTGTAAAATTGATGGAATTTCAAGATAAAATGAGGAAAGTGGGGTTTGCGCCAAATCAGCTGACATGCAAGTACGTAATTGATGGATTACAGAAAGCTGTGAGAGCCCACCAAATCAATATCTGAGGTGCATTAATGAGGTATACATTTTACATTGGATCTCCTTCTCTGGTGTTGTTCTTGTATCTCCTCCTCTGGAGTATCATTCTTAAATTAGTTATGAGGAGAAGACTTGACATTGATATTAATGCAGGAAATCACCAATAAAAAAGTACTAGTGCATGAATCTTATCTGTTATGTTGAGCCAAACAACGGTTTTTAAAATCTGGGATCCTGCAGTGCATTTTATTAAAGCAATAATTCCCCTTTGTTCCAGAAAATAATGCTCCATAGACCATTAGATGCATTTATTTGGAGAAATCTTGTCAAAGATAATTATGTTCTATTTGCCTATGGTTCTTTGCCTTTACTTTTGTTTGAAGATTGTACAAAAAATCCTATGTACCAAACTAGCTTCATTTTCTGAAGCAATTACTGCTACTTAATTACCTTTATGTTTAATTCAGAGACCTCCCCCTATGTTTGGCTTCTTCATGGCAAACTCCCTTGTGGTTTCACAGATTATTTGATTTTTTTGGTAATAATTCTTTTAATATATTTATCATTAATGCAAAAATATGGTGAGCTGATTAATGTGCTCTTCTAATATActcttttgtttaattaatttcttgaatatctttttaaaaaaatccaaTTCCCTCCATTTCTGTTACTTCAAAAAAATATCAAAGTGCTATTCAAAAATTTCTGAATTCGATTTTGGAAATTAGATCTCCACCATCTTCGACTTACTAAATCTATGTATTGCATTTACCTAAGACAATGACAGCCACCAATGGCAGTCATCTTGCCACCGAATAAATTTGCCCAAATCTCTCCGCTTCTCAAATCATTTCATTATGAATAGCAAAGTTCTCTACAATAACCATTAATTTCCAGAGAAGCCAAATTAACTGCTTGTGTAGTGTTACGTGTTCCCGTGGTCATGCTGATTCCGGAGACAAGATCAGCTGCATCAAAGGATGAAGAAGGAAAGACTTTGGTACATATATAGAAAAATCCAACTTCTTACTGAACGAGATCTTTTTAATGAAATCAACAAATTCCTAAATTTTAACGGAAGATGGATTGAATATTTTAGTCTAAAGGatcttcattaaaaaaaaaaaaaaaaaaaacaattagtcTAAAGATGGAATGGTGTGCTGGAGAAATGTGAAAAAAGCTAGCAAACTGGAAGAGTCAATATCTACTTTTCGGAGGAAGACTAATCCTTGTTAAAAGTGTTCTTGATGCCATGCCTACATATATGATGCTCTTTCCTATCCCTGAAAGTGTAGTGAAAGACTAGATGCACTAAGAAGGAATTTCCTTTGGCAGTGAAAATAGAAGAATCCATCTGGTCAGACGCGGTATACTTACATCCAGCAAGAAGGAAGGGGAACCGGGAATTAGGAACTTGAGCCTACAAAACTGAAGCCTGATGAAGAAGTTGTGGTTGTAAAAGCAAATGATAAAATTCATGTAGGATTTGCAAAGAAATCACAGGTTTGACCTCAATTGACCCTTTTAAAATATACTTCCTAATCCTTTTGTATAACTTCCCATACCGTGTGCTGATTGAGTTTTACTTTACTGTGGTTATTTCTTGAGAGATTCTGGAACAATTTGATTGGGATTTTAAATCCTTATAAGTTTTTGCTATAATTATTTTACCATCGAACACATTGCTTCATCTATTTCGAAATGAATTTTATAGACTTAAATTTTTAGCTTTCCTGGTGCACAGACTTTTGACTGTGTGATTAGCTTTAAGTTAAAGAACATATAGTTCTACTTTGAAACAAGCTGCATCTCGATGTGGGAGAGTTTATTTTCCGAGCAGAGTTTGAGAAATAGGAAGTATAAAAGGTGAGTCTAATTTTGGCACTGATGGTATAACAAAAAAGTTAAAGGCTGTGACACAGTCTCTGCTAATACTTTAGGTTGTAAGCTCTCTTGTGGCTGTTATTCATTTACATGCTGTGACAACTCATACAAACAATAGTTACTAAAAGAAAGAACTACCGTATAGCAAAATTTTCTGTATTCCAAATGAAATGTATAACCAGGCCTTTTATATCGCAGTCTCTATTTCAAAGTCCGCACTCTGACAGTGTTACATATTATATTGCAGTCTCTATTCGGTCCTGTCGGATGGTCATTCAGAGAACTCTCCAAATGTAACATCTTTTTCTTTGGGCAGTTAAGTCTTTTGGTGGCAATGATTTTCTCCATAAGTTGACATTGCTGCAGTGGATGTCGAAAGACCTTAGCTTCTCTACTGAAATGTGCTTGGGTTCACACATCTCGAGAATGGGCACGAAGGTTCTTGATCTCAATGTTTCAGAAATCAAGGATCAATCAGTTCACGGTGCAGGGTTATGAATCTGAAGCTATCTTACTTACAGAGGGGTTGGCATTGGTTTCTACTAGAGTTGGACTTAAGATCCTCGGTACAAGAACGATCAAGTTTGAATTATGTATTCACTGGTTCTTTGTAGCTGTTTTAGGGTTCCTTCATCGCTGACCTAAATTTGGTAAGAAAAGTTTCATCTGAGTTCAACTCTGCGTAATTTGCCTCGCTGCCTTTTTACCTTTGTCTTTTCTGAATTTGACAAatattttggatagacaaatgATAAAAGAAGGTTTAATCATTGGACTGTGTGTTATTTCTGTATTATTTTTAAGCTAGTTTATACAGGACTAGCATCTACAGTGATATGGTTCATACAGATACGTGAATTATTTCATAGAAGTCCTGTAATGTAATTTCAATTTAACTAGCTAAAAGTACTCTCAGTGCCCGAGTATCTggtccacacttttttttttttttggataaggtAATAAGCTTTATTGACAAGTTTGGGCATAAAAACCGTATACAAGAGGTATACCAAAAAGTAGAGAGCTACACTATCTGGTCCACACTTGTGAATCCAATGAGAAGGAATTCTAAATTGTCTTTATTAGCCAGTGTTGTTGTTTGGAACAAATGATGTACAAAAATTATTGTGATAAGTAGTATTTCTGACATGTCGTCAGCAGATGCACAAATTTCATGAATTATAAGTGGATGGCTAGAGAAGGTGTCCATGATCAAAGGTCAGATCCCTGCTTCCATTGTATTGGAAGTCACCTGTATTTGCCAGTTAATTGTAGAGACTTCTGTTAATATCAAAAGCACCAACATTTACTGCTATGTATTGGTTTTAATACAAGGGAGGAAAAAATGAGAAGCTTCTTCAGGTTTTTGTTTTTTGACATGCAGATGCACATGTGGGGCGGGAGTACGCCACTGTTCAAGAGTTTATACATTATTGAAGCTGATGTAG
The nucleotide sequence above comes from Lycium barbarum isolate Lr01 chromosome 3, ASM1917538v2, whole genome shotgun sequence. Encoded proteins:
- the LOC132632029 gene encoding pentatricopeptide repeat-containing protein At5g40400, with the translated sequence MNLTQKSIKSTCSNGDLVINFKNLQPRLNFASLPSSSSSNSLQTLTDYSESTKSISNPLHNFLPKFQNPQNTVSLICSALKNRNNDHLVLLQKTIQNNGLMSHFSNNEISRVLLRCQSDSSSALSFFNWVKTDLGLKPNTQNYCLVIHILTWSKNFSQAMKILSELVDLKRNGVENVDVFDSLVSSSGLCNWDPVVFDMLIKAFLKVNMVKDGYRVFRKTVKHGIYPSVIAINCLLTGLSKLNYSKKCWEVYGEMERIGVHPNSCTFNILTHVLCKDEDVNKVNDFLEKMEEEGFQPDIVTYNTLVSSYCRKGRMKDAVYLYQIMYIRGVSPDLFTYTSLINGFCKKGNVKDAHQLFVRMSDRGLKPDVILYNTLICGYCKEGMMQEARFLLHDMIGEGMYPDKFTCSVLVRGYQKQDNLVSAVNLVTELQRFRFVVSRDIYNYLISALCMENRPFAAKALIDRVSYEPDNMVYRELIESFCRCNCPDEALSLKAEMVSKDLKPDIGTYRAIIKCLCKSGRSMDANSLMREMTDYDVPPDIEVCRALINGHCGENNFREAQSLLSFFGREFKIFDTVCYNAIVRLLSAEGDIVKLMEFQDKMRKVGFAPNQLTCKYVIDGLQKAVRAHQINI